CAGCATGTAGTAGTTGTCATGCAAAAAGTATGTGTTCTGTTGGTGATTCAGAGGAAAAAATTATTGATATAATCAATACAAAAGAAACCTACAATATAGGTGAAAAAGTTAATGTAATTATGGAACAATCTTTAGGCTATAAAGCTCTTTTTCTTGGTTACGTTCTTCCTTTTTTAATTGTATTAATTACACTTATAATATTATCAGCAATTACAAATAATGAAGTATTGGCAGGAATAATTTCCATTACAATTCTTGTTCCTTATTATTTGATATTACTATTTAATAAAGATAAATTAAGAAAAACATTTTCTTTCAGCTTAAAAAAAATTGAATAAAATTCATATAGTATGAGTACAATTATCATAATTACAATCATTTCACTAAGTTCAATAGGAATTTTGGCAGCAATTATTCTATATTACGCTGCACAAAAATTTAAAGTTTACGAGGACCCAAGAATTGACCTTGTTGATGAAGCTCTGCCAGGCGCAAACTGCGGTGGATGTGGTTTTCCTGGCTGCAGGGGATTTGCCGATGCTCTTGTAAAAGCCGATAATATTTCAGATTTTTATTGTCCTGTTGGTGGAAATGAAACAATGTCGGCAGTAGCAAAAATACTTGGGCAGGAAGCTACTGAAAAAAAACCAATGCTTGCCGTTCTTCTTTGTTCGGGGTCTTTTGAACACAGACCATTAATAAATTCTTATGATGGCGCCCCTAATTGTACAATTGTTTCAAATCTTTATAGTGGAGAAACTGGTTGTCAATATGGTTGTCTCGGATTAGGCGAATGTGTTGAAGTGTGCAATTTTGATGCTTTGTATATGGATATTAAAACAGGACTTCCTGTTGTAGTATCAGATAATTGTACTGCATGTGGAGCTTGTGTTGAAGTTTGTCCAAAGGATTTGTTTGAACTAAGACCAAAAGGTAAAAAAGAAAGAAGAATTTTTGTTTCATGTATGAATAAAGATAAAGGCGGTATAGCAAAGAAAAGCTGTGCTGTTGCTTGTATCGGATGTGGTAAATGTGAAAAAGTTTGTAAGTTTGATGCAATAATAATTGAAAATTTCCTTGCATACATTGACCCTGAAAAATGTAAACTTTGCCGTAAATGTGTTACAGAATGTCCTACAGGAGCTATACACGAATTAAATTTTCCACCGAGAAAAATCAAAACCGAAGATAAAGAAAAACAAGCTGTTGAAAAAACAACAGAACAAAAAAATATAAATTAAACCTAAGTTGAGCGGTATGAGTGTAATGAAATACCGTTTTACTTAGGATAACCCCGACTTAGAAATTGTTGCATTTCACTAAACCAGTTTAATGAAATGCCTGACTGCCGTCAAGGCAGGCTTACAATTATTTAGTCGTTGAGTGAAAATCACTCAATTTGGGTCAAACAAAAGAAGAAAATTTAGATATTAATACTTCTGATAATAACTAAAATTTGGAGGTGAAAGTGTTAAAAACATTTGCAAAAGGAGGAGTTCATCCACCTGAAAATAAAATTTCTGTCAATCAAAAACTCGAAAAGTTACCACTTCCAAAAACGGTAACTATACCGATATCGCAACATATTGGTGCTCCGGCAATTCCTGTTGTTAATAAAAATGATATTGTTAAAACAGGTCAGTTAATTGCAAAAAGTGGTGGATTTGTTTCTACAAACATACATTCATCAGTTTCGGGAAAAGTTGTTAAAATTGATGCAATGCTTGACAGTACAGGATACAAACAAAAAGCAGTTGTAATAAATGTTGAAGGTGATGAATGGGAAGAAAGTATCGACCATAACCCTGCTCTTATTAAAGATATTACACTAACTGCCGAAGAAATCATTAAAAAAGTTAATGATGCCGGTATTGTAGGTCTGGGTGGTGCAACATTTCCTTCGCATGTGAAATTATCTGTTCCTAAAGATAAAAAAGTTGATTGTTTGATTATCAACGGTGTTGAATGCGAACCATATCTTACATCAGACCATCAGCTAATGCTCGAAAAAGCAGATGAAATAATGGTTGGTACTCAAATCCTTAAAAAAGCTCTTAATGTTACCAAAGCATTAATAGGAATTGAAAACAACAAACCCGATGCAATTCAGCATTTAACTGAAACAACAAAAAAATACGAAGGAATTGAGGTTTATTCACTTAAAGTAAAATATCCTCAAGGTGGTGAAAAACAATTAATAAAAGCATTAATTAACAGGGAAGTTCCTTCAGGAAAACTTCCGCTTGATGTTAATACTGTAGTACATAACGTAGGTACAGCTTATGCAGTTTATGAAGCAGTACAAAAAAATAAGCCATTAATTGAAAGAATTGTAACAATCACAGGGAAATCTGTTAAAAAACCTTCAAATTTTATAACAAGAATCGGAACCCCTGTAAGTGAGCTTATTGAAGCATCAGGAGGGCTTCCTGAAGATACAGGAAAAATTATAAACGGAGGACC
This Bacteroidales bacterium DNA region includes the following protein-coding sequences:
- a CDS encoding SoxR reducing system RseC family protein produces the protein MQSTKSIEHIGIVQSVDNEITKVNILVQSACSSCHAKSMCSVGDSEEKIIDIINTKETYNIGEKVNVIMEQSLGYKALFLGYVLPFLIVLITLIILSAITNNEVLAGIISITILVPYYLILLFNKDKLRKTFSFSLKKIE
- a CDS encoding Fe-S cluster domain-containing protein, giving the protein MSTIIIITIISLSSIGILAAIILYYAAQKFKVYEDPRIDLVDEALPGANCGGCGFPGCRGFADALVKADNISDFYCPVGGNETMSAVAKILGQEATEKKPMLAVLLCSGSFEHRPLINSYDGAPNCTIVSNLYSGETGCQYGCLGLGECVEVCNFDALYMDIKTGLPVVVSDNCTACGACVEVCPKDLFELRPKGKKERRIFVSCMNKDKGGIAKKSCAVACIGCGKCEKVCKFDAIIIENFLAYIDPEKCKLCRKCVTECPTGAIHELNFPPRKIKTEDKEKQAVEKTTEQKNIN
- the rsxC gene encoding electron transport complex subunit RsxC produces the protein MLKTFAKGGVHPPENKISVNQKLEKLPLPKTVTIPISQHIGAPAIPVVNKNDIVKTGQLIAKSGGFVSTNIHSSVSGKVVKIDAMLDSTGYKQKAVVINVEGDEWEESIDHNPALIKDITLTAEEIIKKVNDAGIVGLGGATFPSHVKLSVPKDKKVDCLIINGVECEPYLTSDHQLMLEKADEIMVGTQILKKALNVTKALIGIENNKPDAIQHLTETTKKYEGIEVYSLKVKYPQGGEKQLIKALINREVPSGKLPLDVNTVVHNVGTAYAVYEAVQKNKPLIERIVTITGKSVKKPSNFITRIGTPVSELIEASGGLPEDTGKIINGGPMMGKTLNSTDVPVTKGTSGILLIPEKETKRRQLQNCIRCAKCVTVCPMGLEPYILMSLTEKKMFDKAEAEKILDCMECGSCSYICPSDRPLLDYIRLGKSTVNKIIRSRN